Genomic window (Oncorhynchus mykiss isolate Arlee chromosome 28, USDA_OmykA_1.1, whole genome shotgun sequence):
TTCTGTGGATGAAGTAGATAAATAGCCTATAATTCAAATAAGCAAGGTCAAGAACACTCCAGTGTGTTTTGTCAGCTGAAACAACTTTTAAGCAATTTAGGCAGGAAACTGCAAGTAAGTCAGTGTTAATGAATGGGAAAAAGTCCATTCACAAAGAGGTGTCAGGAATTTTAAGACATAACTGGGAAGGCTTATTTGCAGCAAAAGTAAAGGAAAAAAAATCCCTTTCGTACAATCATTTTTAGGAATCACCACTTTTCCGTAAGTAAAAAAAATGCAGTGAAACAGGACAGGCTACACAACCATTGCTTCAACAGAGGCTTCAAAACCGCTATGTGTGTGACAATCTTTTGTGAAGGAAATGCTACCTGCAAAAGTCTTACCCAATGATCTCCTCCACATCCAAAGTTAATGCAGTCGGTGCAAGAAAGCCATTGATAGCCAGGGTAAATAACGAATAGTTGAACCAAGTAATATTTCAAACAGATAGAAAAGTTCTCTACAATAATATATGCATGCCAGTATATTACAGTGTATTTTATTGGGGACTATGGAGGGGACAGAGTGAAAAGCCAGCAGCAGGCCATGCGACAAAGTCCCCCTCCAAAACAAACCATATTTGGTTAGTAGAGACGCTACGGAGTATTTCCCACCCCTACGAGCCAATATGTTCCCCATGTATAATATTGTACAGTGTATTGCTTTGGgggctatggggggggggggggggggggggggggggggggggtgggggggggggtggagaacgAAGTGTTGCTGGATAAGTACGACACAGTTCCTTTTTTTGAAAAACTAAAACTACACTGAAACTATTATCTTTGActgaaaaacaaaataaaataaaccatCATAAattatgtttagattttttttattctaaACTTTTCTAATGGTGTTTAAGCTTCTGAATCTAGAAGGGTAAATGCTGCAAGTAGATGTCGATGTATCAAATTGGCCTAACTGGTGCATCACTATCACTATCTATCACTAGCTAACAGCCAAGAAATCTAAGGTCAAGCACAGAGCGTGACTGGGTCAAGCTAGAACTTGCAGTCAACTACTGTTGCAAGACAGTTGGCACAGGTCCTCCTGAAATCACAGCGTGAGCGCTTTGCATGCATACTGAATCCTCTGGTAGCCAACGTCGATCCAACCCCTGTAGCAGAATGCTTGATGTGTCTGGCACTTCGCTCAACAGATATGAAGCCAAtgatgagagaaacagagacttTTGCACTTTAGTTAATCAGAGTTCAGCCGTGGAGCCAACAGGCCACCAGGAAGATGCCAGCATGATGAATCCAGCAAGCATCTTGGCCACAGTGCTTCAGACATGTGTCTTCCTATCGAGGATTGTGTCAGGGGTCACTGTCCAGCCGGAGGGTCAACCTGGCAGggcattatcaaatcaaatgttattggtcacacatatttagcaaatgttattgcaggtgtagcaaaatgcttgtgcacTAATATGTAACAAttaaaaacaatacacacaaatctaaagaatTAAGAAATATAACTTTTGACGTAAGAaagaacacaaaaaaaacaaagtaCTACAAAGTGGCTTAGCAGCTAGAAGCAGAGGTTctgtctgtcggcgccatcttacgGGTGCACTGTGCAGAAATCACTCCACCATTTTCTGGTTGCTCAAACTAGAATAgttagcctaatttcagtttgtgtgacaaaacaagcacgtATAGTGtagagccctcaaactcaactctggatctCAAAGCCAGTACCTGTCACGTTCCCTGgaataatgatcggaccaagctGCAGCGCGATATGGTTTCCACATTTTATTTATTAGAACCGCACAAAACAACAACCCATAACAAAGAGGTGTAACATACACTagtcaaaacaatatcccatgaAACACAGGtagaaaaaatgctacttaaaaatgatccccaattagagacaacgatagccagctgcctgtaattgggaaccatatcaagcACACCAACCTAGAAATATGAAAACTAGAataccaacatagaaataataaactagaatacAACATAGACATACATATACTAAATCCCCCCCAAGTCATGCCCTGACTTACTataccatagagaaacaatggtTCTCTATGGCCAGGGTATGACAGTACCACTGCGttgtttcattgttcccctctaattagggactgatttagacctgggacaacaggtgtgtgcaattaattatcaggtagaaaagAAAACCAGCAGGCGCCGAACCTCGTAGGTTAAGATTTGAATACCCCTTATTGTACCAGCTAacccactgtgaaatatattttctataaccaaaaatattgtattttcagctgtttgaagctggtgtacaaaaccagcagtaaaagatgcaaaacttaacaatgggaagcatagaaatagcgcacatagaacagatttaCTGCTTCTTAAACTTGCTTTTATTGAGAATTACATATCTATAACTAAAATttcgggtcgcccaaaaagttacatattgcatctTTAAGTGCCCAGCGTGAGCAGTGGAAATACCTGGAAGAAGGAAAGGGGGGCATGTTTACAGTCACCTCTCCAATTCTGTCAGACAATGATGGCTTTTTATCTAAAGCTGTGCCCTGTGGCACTAGATCTGGTTTGTGCTCCTGAATCCCAAGTGTTCGTGGAGACAGTATTctgtctgtggacagctgtcATCATACTTGAGAAATTGAACAACCACTTCTCTGGAACCCAGTCTTCTTAAAAATaaagcagagaatcttgtttggtTGAACAGaaacgcgtgcacacacacagaagctGGCTGGCTGTGAactgggattggtaataatctgagaaagatttagggagtcccattgctttaggactttgTCAGGTGGTTAAAGCATGTCCAAATTGGGGCtggcaacagtagatgggccagggtgtacattcACATTTCaggatatcatcaacagtaatacaatcaagacacggcagaggacagggagggctctGCAGTGTTaatttatgacatttgaatgtgcatcagatggcaacacaTAGCAAGGCTCCTACCCTCCCACGTATAGGCTACTTTCTCCCCCTAAAACTAAAACTTCAACTGAAACTAAATAATATGACAACTAAATAGAAATGTTATCAAACTGAAACTAAATAAAAACGAGTAAATCAAATCTgaaaactaactgaaactaagtcaaatttcaaataaaaatcgaaaagtgaaataaaaacaaattaaaTCACAAAACTATAATAATCTTGGTAGAGATCTTGCTGAGTCTCCCTCAAAAACAAACCATATTTGGTTAGCAGAGACCCGGCCTACACTGTAGTTtcgtttttttttcatttttggtCTTTATTTTCATAAATTACTTATTGCCTTTTCTTGTTGGCACAATACTAGTGGCCAAtgatgaaaaaatatatacacttttTGAATGAATTCTTCCCATTGCAGTGGTTTGAATATCGGGCTTTTTTAAAAAAGGTTTCGAAATTACCATACAAACGTGGAGTCATGATTTGTGCTGCTGGCAGAATACTGGTGCGTCCTTCCTTATACCGCGCACCCTCAATTTGACTGCAGTAATCCCGAGAAGTGCGTTTCAGGTTATTTACTGATATGCAGCAGTATTTGTAGGAGATATGAAGCTGTGTCAGATCGTCGTCTCAAATTTCGTGTACCGGTATGTACCTTGTCGACCACGGAGATAATTGCGAATTTGCGACGGATTACGACAAGCGACCCTTTTCTCAACCCGCGGTTCCGTATTGACTGAGCACTATGCATTCAACTTTCTGAAAAACATTGGGCTTTTGCTATCGGTAGCCTCTTTGCCAACAGCAACAATGTATAATGTTATAAAAGGACTTGTTCTAACAGAATCCCGATGCTGGGATCCCGATAGTGAAAGGTCATACCAAGACCTATTCGATAAACTGGACACCAACAAGGATGGGAAGGTCGATGTTGCTGAATTGAGAGCGGGCCTAACCGCAATGGGCATGTCATTCCGCAGAGGTGCAGCGCAGGTAAAAGTAGAGCCATGCGGTTTCCCGACGTGAAGGATTTGGGATtgggacatacagtatgtgtagcAAATATACGCAACACAGACCTAGACATAATGCCATTCTCATTCACTTAGCCTATTGGCCCATTTGTGGGCATTTCCCTGTAAATAAAACAACCTACTACTTTATATAAACGAAATACTCAACTTTTGCCGACTAACTAGTTTCTCCCTGTCACATTCTGGAGCGATAACTCCGTAGTAACCGTGTTAGTGTCTGGTGTTATCAGGGCAGGGCtggtttaaaggggcaatctgcgacTCAAACAACAAAGCGGGCaccccaccactgttttggtaaacagctgagggatgaggCTGGATAAATGTAATATAAAAAGGGGGAGGGGGACTAGATCTGTCTCCAGCCATATGTTAGTACAACATTTGATGTATTAGCCCGGTTTTGACGAAACTTGGGTGAATGCTATTGAGATGtggcatttacaaaataacactgattggcccaagggGGGCGCTGCATCATTCTTGGAGGACGACATGTTTAGTGTTGccttgttttaaccatgttttgaggctatacagtattTGTTTACAATGAAATAACTCAAGTAAATCAAGCTtatgttttgggttctgatgggattAGACAGTTGAACTAATCTCACGAGGTTTTTATAAGTCattttcttcaagaatcaatgagtaTGTATCATGAATTTAAAAGTACAAAAATGAATGTAGCGATCACAGATTGTCCAGTGGGACACAGGTTTCATCATCAATATGACATCTACAAATGACTCATCCCCAGTATCAGGGAATGAAAACAGATATTGATTTGTGTTGTTACTAGCACTGCTAGAGTGGAGATACCTGCCCCATTGACTTGGCCATCATCTCCAGTATCAGGGAATGAACACAGATATTGGTTTGTGTTGTTACTAGCACCACTAGAGTGGAGATACCTGCCCCATTGACTTGGCCACCATCTCCAGTCATTATGCAATATTCATTAATGTGCACAACATGCTCTTATGGTTACACAGTATCGCTATAACATTAGCCTACCATTTAATGATAGCATTGAAAAGCTATACTGTTCCTGTGTGAGTCAATATGCAACTGCATGAATTAGCGAGGCAGCCTATGTGATGCCTATGACTCGTAGTTGTGTGTGAGTAACCTTGCCAATGTACAAAGTTCTGCTTCAgcggttcaacttccaacagtgAGGCAAATAGACTAATCCTCTCCTTTGTGTTTGTGCAGAAAATTGTATCGTCTGGTGACGAAAACAAAGATGGAGGGCTTGACTTCAATGAGTTCAACAAATACCTGAAAGAACACGAGAAGAAACTGCGCCTGACGTTCAAGAGCTTGGACAAAAACAACGATGGTAGGTTGCCACATCATATCCTTCTCCACAAGGCACGGgtgatctgggggggggggggggatcactgGTGACACAATGTTTAGGAAGTACAGTACTTGATGAGCAGCGAGATCACTACAGCTAGACTTCAGTATTTGACATTTGTCCAGGACCCTAGGATGCCGGGAGATGCGTTCAATACCGTCCACTAGGGGCAGCGTGAGCATGTATTACTATCTGGCTCCCAGTTTGCTAGGGCGTTGTGAATGGGGATACAGGAAGGGTCACGGTTCTGTTTTAaccttatcccaaaccttaaccaggCGAAATTTATGCCTAAACTTAATCCTCAAGTTTTTTATGATTAACCCTCAATTTGTTCTGTTTTTACAACCTTCACCTTTGACCTACTTTCACTTCACCCATAGATGTTCATCCACCCCCCCTGGACTATTGTTGAAATCTGAAGTGAGACTGTGATCTTGTTGTGCTGAGACCTGTCTCTGTCAGAATGACTGCACATGATTCTTACAACAATGTAACATCACTGTTACAACAACAAGGCATGATAGAACATGCATTATACTTATGAACATATACTTGTGAACTAGAGCATGTACTTAAACAAAacccttgaaatgtttctatcaTTTCCTCCAGGGCACATCGATGCCTCTGAGATCAAGCAGTCCCTTGAAGAGCTGGGCATGGACATAACCAAGGAAGAGGCCCAGACCATCCTACAAAGGTTTGTCCTCATAAGCTAAGTGTCCCTTCATTAGCCATGTCATTTCTTACAAACTATAAGCATTTTAGTCTATTCCActtatcaactaatcatcaaaccCTTGATGAGTTAAATTAGTGCTGGATTGGAACAAAAATGGTCAAGTTGGCTAAAGCAGAAGTAGAATGGTAACCAGGCTAGTACTGTTACTATCTGCTCTGTGACCTCATATCCTGTTTGTGCAGCATGGACATTGATGGCACCATGATGGTGGACTGGAACGAGTGGAGGGATCACTTCCTGTTCAATCCTGCCCATAACCTGAACGAGATCATACGCTACTGGAAACACTCCTCGGTGAGTGGGTTACCCAGTCCGGATTCACACCTGCACCCACACACCCCTTGAAAAACAAGATGTGTACAAGCAATATTGTGGAGAAACTCCTATCTTATTGACTTTCTTTCAACAAAATGTTCATCTCCAGTGCATGGTTTATCTCCAGTCCAGATCATCTTACAAATTCTGTTTCTGGGAGATAGCGAGTCCCTTTTATAAACTTTTTGCTGAGACACTACATGCTAGGCTGGTGTTGCTGCAATTTCTCAAGCCACAACTGGTGAGATAGCAGGTCTGGACAAGACGTTCCTCTCTCAGCATTGTACAACTTTATCAGTCAGGCCAGTTGGTAGGGTAGGTGGTAGTGTGTGAGAATAGGCCTGTTGGTAGGGTAGGTGGTAGTGTGTGTTTCTCTACAGCAAGTTTTGTTGACCACATGTGCTACTTACAAATAGCATGCAGTTGATCTTACAGGCCTGACTGATGAAGTTGCAACAGTATAAAAGGCTGCAGTGCACGGGGGCTATTGATCAGGGATATGGATCACCACTGCACAAGTTTTCAAATATTTTTCCCGATGTATGCTTGAGTGCACAATGCTATGATAAACGTTCAAAACTCTTGGTGGTGGTTGATGGGCATAAGGACAATATAACGTCATTCTTCTTTCACTCACTAGGTGCTGGACATAGGTGAGAGCATTGCCATCCCTGATGAGttcacagaggaggagaagacctCTGGTGGCTGGTGGAAACAGCTGGCGGCCGGGGCGATGGCTGGGGCGGTCTCTCGCACAGGCACCGCCCCCCTGGACAGGGTGAAGGTCTTCATGCAGGTTGAGTACTGGAAGGGTTGTTACTAAAGAGGATGGGAATACAATGCTTTATAACTACAGGTATGATTTAACCACAACCCTTATTCCTAACATCATACCTTGTGAAAAAAGACTACAGTACAACGAATGCAAACATTTCATCAAAATGGTGTATTCTCCAACCCCTGTGGTTGTGTTTCAGGTCCACTCCTCCAAGTCCAACCGGGTCACCCTGCTGGGAGGATTCAAGCAGATGATTAAGGAAGGGGGCGTGGCCTCATTATGGCGAGGGAACGGGGTCAACGTGTTAAAAATAGCCCCTGAGACTGCTATCAAGTTCATGGCCTACGAACAGGTTGGACACCGTTTCTTCTGTTTTTAGTTTGATGGACGGAGGGGGagaagcaggaggagagagagacctataGAGGAAGTTACAGCGCGACATTTAGAACAGGAAGTAAATAGTACAATGATGGCGGGAATAGGAAatgggacagagaggggaagacagacagggaaaatgaacacctacagtatgtgagaatgctgttcattgactacagcgcagCGGTCAACAGCACAGTgccttccaagctcatcactaaactatgGACCCTCAAGAGTAGGTTAAAGTACCTGAGTTTGGCACTGAAATTCAAGTACTGGTATACCTTGAAAAACAGACATTTTCTCAAGTTGACACTTGAAAGTACTTGAATTAAAATGAGGGGAGAACAGATAATGATCAAATATGTTTAtgaaaaattatagaaaaatgtATTGGTTTTGCAAACTATTTTCCAGGCAGACTACCAAATTTGATTTCCTCTCGTGTTTCGTGCTGTGGTTGCCAGGCGAGCTCGCTCATTCCACCCACACTGCCACTCAGCCAGGCAGGTACAGATCTGACTGATTAGGCGCGGCCAAACGTGACATCGATAGCTAAAATTCCCAGGGCGCCCGCAATATTCCACTTTATCAAGCGGCAGCTGTGGTCCTGCTGTTCTGGTGGCCGTTTACGTGCTGTTTTCCTCATACAGCCCTCCCGCCCTTCTCCAGTAGGCATGTCCCAGAACTCTGCTCATCACTACTCAAATGACAAAATCATCAGTACTGACTTACCACTCATGTATATAGTGAAACAGTGTATTATTGAGTAGAACTTGTAAGGTAGTGATGAATATTATGTTTATTTTCTTTTCATGAGGTTGTGGTGCTATACTGCCATCTGGTGGCGATTAGTAACAATTGCATAATATGAACTATTAGAAATGGATGTTCCTTGAAAATAAATATTAGTACTTGAAAGTCCTCGAATTTGACTTGTTATTGTCTGTATGAACccttcctgacgggccggccctggtggtgagggtaggcaacaacacatccgccgcgctgaccctcaacacggggccccgcaatggtgtgtgcttagtctcctcctgtactccctgttcgcgCACCACTCCAACACCAcaattaagtttgcagacgacatgaaggtggtaggcctgatcactgacaacgatgagacagcctacagggaggtcagagacctgtcagcaagacaaaagagctgatcgtggactacaggaaacggagggccgagcacacccccatccacatcgatgagGCTGTAGTGGGGCAGGTcgggagcttcaagttcctcggtgtccacatcattaaCGAGTATCATGgtccatacacacacattccaacacagtcatgaagagggcacaacaatgcctcttctccctcaggaggctgaaaatatttgtcctgggccctcagatcctcaacaaattctacagctgcaccattgagagcatcctgactggtatggtaactgctcggccacCAACCgcaagaaacagcagagggtagtgcgtatggcccagtacatcaccggggccaggCTCACTGCCatcaaggacctctataccaggtggtgtcagaggaaggcccttaaaatgttcaaagactccagccaccgatGCACCaaatctggaaccaacaggaccctgaacagtttctacatccgagccataagactgctacaTAGTTAACCAACCTGGACTATCCACATTTGTCTTTTTTGCACtcactcttttgactcatcacatatgctgctgttactgttacggTTATGGTCtttcctgttgcctagtcactttatccctacatgtatgtacatatctacctttcaCTGCTAGTCTACGGCTGTTGTttacagagggagaaagagaggggttctAATAGTATCTCTGTGTTATCCTCATGGTGTATCTCAACTCTCTCCCCCATCAGTATAAGAAGCTGCTGACACCAGAGGGAGGGAAGGTCCAGACCCACCAGAGGTTCATGGCTGGCTCTCTGGCAGGAGCCACCGCCCAGTCATCCATCTACCCCATGGAGGTGAGAGGACCACCCACTGTTACCGAGTGTCTCCGTCACTGTCAGATCCATG
Coding sequences:
- the LOC110508366 gene encoding calcium-binding mitochondrial carrier protein SCaMC-1 — encoded protein: MYNVIKGLVLTESRCWDPDSERSYQDLFDKLDTNKDGKVDVAELRAGLTAMGMSFRRGAAQKIVSSGDENKDGGLDFNEFNKYLKEHEKKLRLTFKSLDKNNDGHIDASEIKQSLEELGMDITKEEAQTILQSMDIDGTMMVDWNEWRDHFLFNPAHNLNEIIRYWKHSSVLDIGESIAIPDEFTEEEKTSGGWWKQLAAGAMAGAVSRTGTAPLDRVKVFMQVHSSKSNRVTLLGGFKQMIKEGGVASLWRGNGVNVLKIAPETAIKFMAYEQYKKLLTPEGGKVQTHQRFMAGSLAGATAQSSIYPMEVMKTRLTLGKTGQYNGMFDCAKKILRKEGIKAFYKGYTPNMIGIIPYAGIDLAVYESLKNAWLSRYAKDTANPGILVLLGCGTISSTCGQLASYPLALLRTRMQAQATLEASDKSTMTGLMKGIMANEGFFGLYRGILPNFMKVIPAVSLSYVVYEYMKTGLGISK